In Pseudofrankia saprophytica, one genomic interval encodes:
- a CDS encoding effector-associated domain EAD1-containing protein, giving the protein MEGLSREEIDTLANLFAPLEAEQLLERAGLPRSRHPASQSRDRLTFWTEVSLLIVHGAVPGLRTAILTEASRLFPGHDALILGLGPAGLTDDGPFVTDGAAKGRPKAPPRLLSLLRMTLKVTDSLPRSFRGDRRSSLSSVYVRPSVSAAGEARQVREEAPERAGAPWVEKDRLVRALAQPFDEVVGKHGHLVIEGAAGLGKTTLGYQVAHELARALLDPTGTPPVERLAVPLVLPARVLAMHLHRGWNEALPAAVANEYDTLGDGLPIPALFTTTVHDLPWLVIVDALDEIPDQASREKLLTALAARMSDPDSPARFLVTTRPLAPGEVQLLAGPQVGFYELQPFDAAALNTFAYRWFDPDNSLAGKAAAREFLDQIEAAGLGDILEVPLLAALAAQVHAARLDQPLPGSRYELYEQYIDHLGAIRAIARSAALESFRLVAGGTAFADWLEAHRVELLERLATTYTTADTRLLDDTEKYLVAQAPLPERLPAGWTESMAEWLSLSGLLSRQGGRLRFLHQTFAEHLAASATARALPDDVRPELPPWDDLIRRLLLEDESGTRVVLHYLHRQGPGASLLTMLLTGGRDYQDRGAELVIQGAPADSAQLATFLSQLEERVLVGLWGAWRLRQMAGLTRHSAVRNQLRQLSANPQVQPAMTITIFGLLRKSCPDLHDRAIDALNRWISDDQSIALRCASAGCLARFGGSHGIRAAAALRTLTSDHTYPITERVRAARELAELGVHDRADAADALATMAAEEGGDEYDRAFAMRELAGLGGEHRDRGAVIAQELAQSPATTGYIQVQAASTLAELGGEYRQRAADILRIIASDPTVDRRYQTEALAAAAAIIPDLRDAAATALRDLTADITTSIYQRLEAARKLADLGPQRRDQAAQALLALVVAPIGRENDIDWYWKELAARDLTEINEEHRRQILPALQQIVEGPGPYSTRKDDILHILARLSDEDPALVAKTMYRIFTDPTRAVDERRIAAESQAKISAEHRREVLEFFASVLRDATAASGEHLLASAVLAVLEPSARPLVGALVSRIAASLTAAPSTRLDAAHTLTDLGPQYSEIAMQLICEVAAHPLLSDADRVTAAAAMPDRGDGHRSKAAVLYDLAVDTTIAVDQRSRAAARLAELGGDHRRSGAAVLYSLATDRTIDVDDRHQAARALTRLGGEDQRRGAAVLYNLAVDGMISADHQRRAADSLAELGREDQHRAADALYSLAIDGTVNAGDRRQAASSLAELRSEDRRRGAAVLRDLAGDPAMAAATRRRAAESLIRLRGDDLRRGAGVLHDLTASPLVRLRTRLLSAEALANLGPNDAQQAKELLDLLAVEPAIGAEDRTFVAATAASLNAQPARAAELLSALALDPAADEDARLEASGRIQRLRGADQHHRAADVFAQLATDPSLGVGNQQAAAETLARYGAEHWESAIRVLSQLAVDPDNDAHERLVAARGIARLGSPGQIAARGVLRQITTSRVLDAPVRRWAARSLAELGPSALTESIAALYALCTETTTDMWNRLWAAETLTELGTSGRQASMRALKSLTSDTIDDRLVRAYCEGIHADLDDHHHHRVVDLLIETASDKFEDGWRRVCAASELFAVSRHHEDRSAQLLSAIAADGSLRAWERRQAADRLATLGAKTRVDAADLLLLVTGDVLADPWERAEAATALLELNQHRPQAVAILERLATDTGISGGQRLSAARPLATLASDQAVVALEAICLDSDADAQTRLDSARCLAKGGQEFRRKALEYLRQQATDEASTPLERALARKELHKNRGNDPRDAIDMLLHLADDTTQRPSDRRQAARLLPDFGREFRAPARRVLRELLQRCSNGGFDQAMTCYEAARFGALHRTIAINALVSLHAARLADPARRREIAEALAAIAPAHHFAALHTLRLDVIDSSHDADTRNKAAESLSKITKHPGRIKDLTPTGDEMII; this is encoded by the coding sequence GTGGAGGGGCTGTCACGCGAGGAGATCGACACGCTCGCGAACCTGTTTGCCCCCCTCGAGGCCGAGCAGTTGTTGGAACGGGCAGGGCTTCCTCGCAGCCGGCATCCCGCGTCGCAGAGCCGGGACCGCCTGACCTTCTGGACAGAGGTCTCGCTCCTGATCGTTCACGGCGCCGTCCCTGGTCTGCGAACCGCGATCCTCACCGAGGCCTCTCGGCTATTCCCTGGACACGATGCCTTGATCCTTGGTCTCGGGCCTGCTGGCCTGACCGATGACGGGCCGTTCGTCACGGACGGCGCCGCGAAGGGGCGACCGAAAGCGCCACCGAGGCTACTGAGCCTGCTACGGATGACGCTGAAGGTTACAGATAGCCTGCCGCGGTCGTTTCGTGGTGATCGGCGATCATCGTTGTCGAGTGTCTATGTCCGCCCGAGTGTCAGCGCCGCAGGCGAGGCCCGGCAGGTTCGCGAGGAAGCGCCAGAGAGGGCCGGCGCGCCGTGGGTTGAGAAGGACCGGTTGGTGCGGGCATTGGCCCAGCCATTCGACGAAGTGGTCGGCAAGCATGGCCACCTCGTGATCGAGGGCGCTGCCGGTCTCGGCAAGACGACGTTGGGCTACCAGGTCGCGCACGAACTGGCGCGGGCCCTGCTCGACCCGACCGGAACGCCACCGGTCGAGCGGCTTGCGGTGCCGCTGGTATTACCGGCCCGGGTCTTGGCAATGCACCTACACCGGGGTTGGAACGAGGCGTTGCCCGCGGCGGTCGCCAACGAATACGACACGCTCGGCGATGGCCTGCCAATCCCCGCTCTCTTCACCACCACGGTCCACGACCTGCCCTGGCTTGTGATCGTCGACGCGCTCGACGAGATTCCCGACCAGGCCAGCCGCGAGAAGCTGCTCACGGCATTGGCCGCACGGATGTCCGACCCGGACAGCCCGGCCCGCTTCCTGGTGACCACTAGGCCGCTGGCACCAGGAGAAGTCCAACTGCTGGCCGGTCCTCAGGTGGGCTTCTACGAACTGCAACCATTCGACGCAGCGGCACTGAACACCTTCGCATATCGTTGGTTCGACCCCGATAACAGCCTGGCGGGCAAGGCCGCCGCACGGGAGTTCCTCGACCAGATTGAAGCGGCGGGGCTCGGCGACATCTTGGAGGTTCCTCTCCTCGCCGCGCTCGCCGCACAGGTCCATGCCGCGAGGCTGGATCAGCCTCTGCCCGGCAGCCGGTACGAACTCTACGAGCAGTACATCGACCACCTCGGCGCTATCCGCGCGATTGCCCGTTCCGCCGCGCTCGAATCGTTTCGGCTCGTTGCTGGCGGAACCGCGTTTGCGGACTGGCTGGAGGCACACCGTGTCGAGCTCCTTGAGCGACTCGCCACGACCTACACGACGGCCGATACCCGCCTGCTCGATGACACTGAGAAATACCTAGTGGCGCAGGCTCCATTACCAGAACGTCTGCCCGCAGGCTGGACCGAGTCGATGGCCGAATGGCTCTCGCTCAGCGGCCTGCTCAGTCGGCAAGGCGGGCGTCTGCGATTCCTTCACCAGACCTTCGCGGAGCACCTCGCAGCAAGCGCGACGGCGCGGGCACTCCCGGACGACGTCCGGCCGGAGCTGCCCCCGTGGGACGACCTGATCCGCCGACTGCTGCTTGAGGACGAGAGCGGCACCCGCGTAGTGCTGCACTACCTGCACCGCCAAGGCCCAGGCGCCAGCCTGCTGACGATGCTCCTGACTGGCGGGCGCGACTACCAGGACCGTGGTGCCGAACTGGTCATCCAGGGAGCTCCGGCAGACAGCGCCCAACTGGCCACCTTTCTCAGCCAGCTCGAAGAGCGCGTTCTCGTTGGTCTCTGGGGGGCCTGGAGGCTGCGACAAATGGCCGGCCTGACCCGCCACTCGGCGGTCCGGAACCAGCTACGCCAGCTGTCGGCCAACCCGCAAGTCCAACCGGCCATGACAATCACCATCTTCGGCCTTCTCCGGAAAAGCTGTCCGGACCTCCACGATCGTGCCATCGACGCTCTGAACCGATGGATATCCGATGATCAATCGATAGCGCTTCGATGCGCATCGGCTGGATGTCTCGCCCGGTTCGGGGGAAGCCATGGCATCCGTGCCGCCGCAGCCCTACGAACATTGACCTCCGATCACACCTACCCGATAACGGAGCGAGTTCGAGCTGCGCGGGAACTTGCCGAGCTCGGCGTACACGACCGCGCGGACGCTGCGGACGCACTGGCCACCATGGCTGCTGAAGAAGGCGGTGACGAGTACGACCGCGCATTTGCGATGCGCGAGCTGGCTGGACTCGGTGGTGAGCATCGAGATCGCGGGGCTGTCATCGCGCAAGAGCTTGCCCAGAGTCCAGCCACCACCGGTTACATCCAGGTACAGGCCGCTAGCACCCTCGCCGAACTCGGCGGAGAATATCGGCAACGTGCCGCAGACATCCTGCGGATTATCGCTTCCGACCCGACAGTCGACAGGCGTTATCAGACGGAGGCCCTCGCCGCCGCTGCCGCAATCATCCCCGATCTTCGCGACGCGGCGGCCACCGCCTTGCGCGATCTGACCGCAGACATCACCACCTCGATATACCAACGTCTCGAGGCCGCGCGAAAACTGGCCGACCTCGGCCCGCAGCGCCGCGATCAGGCCGCCCAAGCGCTCCTAGCCCTCGTAGTCGCGCCGATTGGCCGAGAGAACGACATCGACTGGTATTGGAAGGAACTAGCGGCGCGCGACCTGACGGAAATAAACGAGGAACACCGACGCCAAATACTCCCCGCATTGCAACAGATTGTCGAGGGTCCTGGACCTTATTCGACTCGCAAAGATGATATTCTGCATATTCTAGCGAGGCTCTCCGACGAAGACCCAGCTCTGGTCGCGAAGACCATGTACCGGATCTTCACGGATCCGACCAGGGCCGTCGACGAACGCCGTATCGCGGCAGAGAGCCAGGCCAAGATATCGGCCGAGCACCGCCGCGAAGTTCTGGAGTTCTTCGCCAGCGTGTTACGCGACGCCACGGCGGCGTCAGGCGAACATCTCTTGGCTTCAGCAGTTCTTGCCGTCTTGGAGCCCAGTGCCCGCCCGCTCGTAGGTGCTCTCGTAAGCCGCATCGCGGCCAGTCTCACCGCCGCTCCTTCGACTCGACTCGACGCGGCGCATACGTTGACCGATCTTGGCCCACAGTATAGCGAGATCGCCATGCAGCTGATTTGCGAAGTCGCCGCGCATCCACTGCTGAGCGACGCGGATCGCGTGACCGCTGCAGCAGCAATGCCAGACCGTGGTGATGGACACCGCTCGAAAGCCGCTGTACTCTACGATCTCGCGGTTGACACGACCATCGCCGTAGACCAGCGGTCGAGGGCTGCGGCGAGGCTGGCCGAGCTGGGTGGTGACCACCGGCGCAGCGGGGCCGCCGTTCTTTACAGCCTTGCGACCGACCGAACCATAGACGTCGACGACCGACACCAAGCCGCGCGTGCTCTAACGAGGCTGGGCGGTGAGGATCAGCGTCGGGGGGCCGCCGTTCTCTACAACCTTGCGGTTGACGGAATGATCAGCGCCGACCACCAGCGCCGGGCCGCAGACAGCCTAGCGGAACTCGGCAGAGAAGATCAGCATCGCGCCGCGGATGCTTTGTATAGCCTCGCAATCGACGGAACCGTCAACGCGGGTGACCGGCGCCAAGCCGCTAGCAGTTTGGCTGAGCTGCGCAGTGAGGATCGGAGACGCGGCGCCGCCGTACTGCGTGATCTTGCCGGCGACCCAGCCATGGCTGCTGCGACACGGCGCCGGGCAGCGGAGAGTCTCATCCGCCTGCGTGGTGACGACCTGCGACGCGGCGCTGGCGTCCTCCACGATCTCACCGCGAGCCCATTGGTCAGACTCAGAACCCGGCTGCTCTCTGCCGAGGCTCTGGCGAACCTTGGCCCGAACGACGCGCAACAGGCCAAGGAACTCCTAGACCTGCTTGCGGTCGAGCCTGCGATCGGCGCCGAAGATCGGACCTTCGTAGCAGCGACGGCGGCCAGCCTCAACGCGCAACCCGCCCGAGCAGCAGAGCTGTTGTCGGCTCTGGCACTTGACCCTGCAGCGGACGAGGACGCACGGCTGGAGGCGTCGGGCAGAATCCAACGACTTCGGGGAGCGGATCAGCACCACCGCGCGGCAGATGTCTTCGCCCAACTGGCCACCGACCCATCCCTCGGTGTAGGCAACCAACAGGCGGCGGCGGAGACATTGGCCCGCTACGGGGCCGAGCACTGGGAAAGCGCGATCCGGGTGCTCTCCCAGCTGGCCGTCGACCCAGACAACGACGCGCATGAACGCCTAGTGGCCGCACGCGGCATTGCACGGCTCGGCTCACCGGGGCAGATCGCCGCCCGCGGCGTGCTCCGGCAGATTACGACTAGCCGCGTGCTCGATGCACCAGTCCGCCGCTGGGCAGCACGATCGCTGGCCGAACTCGGCCCTTCCGCGCTCACCGAGTCCATCGCCGCGTTGTACGCGTTGTGCACCGAAACGACGACCGACATGTGGAACCGCCTTTGGGCGGCAGAGACGCTCACCGAACTGGGCACCAGTGGCCGGCAGGCGTCAATGCGGGCGCTAAAATCCTTGACCAGCGACACGATCGACGATCGACTGGTCCGCGCTTACTGCGAGGGAATACATGCCGACCTCGACGACCACCATCACCACCGTGTGGTGGACCTCCTTATCGAGACCGCCTCTGATAAGTTCGAAGACGGCTGGCGTCGCGTCTGCGCAGCCAGCGAACTTTTCGCAGTAAGCCGACACCACGAGGATCGATCCGCCCAGCTTCTCTCCGCGATCGCCGCCGACGGGTCCCTGCGCGCCTGGGAACGCCGCCAGGCTGCGGACAGGCTGGCCACCCTTGGTGCGAAGACCCGTGTCGACGCCGCCGACTTACTTCTCCTGGTCACCGGCGATGTGCTCGCTGATCCCTGGGAACGGGCCGAGGCCGCGACTGCGCTCCTAGAACTCAACCAGCATCGGCCGCAGGCAGTCGCCATCCTCGAACGCCTTGCCACCGACACCGGCATCTCCGGTGGACAACGCCTGTCTGCGGCCCGGCCGCTTGCAACGCTCGCCTCCGACCAAGCAGTCGTGGCGCTTGAAGCGATCTGCCTGGATTCAGATGCTGATGCCCAGACCCGTCTGGATTCAGCAAGATGCTTGGCCAAGGGAGGCCAGGAATTTCGCCGAAAGGCTCTTGAATATCTTCGTCAGCAGGCGACCGACGAAGCGTCGACTCCGCTTGAACGCGCACTCGCCCGCAAGGAGCTCCACAAGAACCGCGGCAATGATCCCAGGGACGCGATCGACATGCTCCTCCACCTGGCTGACGACACCACACAGCGGCCATCTGACCGTCGACAGGCAGCACGTCTCCTCCCCGACTTCGGTCGGGAGTTCCGAGCCCCGGCGCGCAGGGTTCTGCGTGAGCTCCTGCAACGGTGCAGCAACGGAGGATTCGACCAGGCGATGACCTGCTATGAGGCCGCGCGGTTCGGAGCCCTTCACCGGACGATCGCAATCAACGCTCTCGTCTCCCTCCACGCGGCACGACTAGCCGATCCGGCGAGGCGGCGTGAGATCGCCGAGGCTCTAGCCGCCATCGCGCCGGCCCACCATTTCGCTGCGCTCCACACTCTTCGTCTGGACGTCATCGACTCATCGCACGACGCCGATACACGAAACAAGGCTGCCGAATCACTTTCGAAAATCACAAAACATCCTGGCCGCATAAAGGACCTGACGCCAACTGGCGACGAGATGATCATCTAA
- a CDS encoding acyl-CoA dehydrogenase domain-containing protein — protein MALPRAFTRWRLITWPWIWFAPSKIYTIFEGTSEIQRLVTARAISGLHIR, from the coding sequence ATGGCGCTCCCACGGGCCTTCACCAGGTGGCGGCTGATCACCTGGCCCTGGATCTGGTTCGCGCCCTCGAAGATCTACACAATCTTCGAGGGCACGAGCGAAATCCAGCGTCTGGTGACCGCCCGCGCCATCTCTGGCCTGCACATTCGCTGA
- a CDS encoding ATP-dependent RNA helicase: MLPDLTVAGADLPVRAALPALVAALTARDQHGSGRAGGAAVLVAPPGTGKTTLVPLALADHVPGRVLVVEPRRIAVRAAARRMASLAGAGGAGGAGARADAAGRGGVGGGEVGGAVGYTIRGERRVGPSTRVEVVTPGVLVRRLQRDPELPGTDAVILDECHERHLDADLALAFLLDVRAALRPDLLLLAASATADTRRLAAMLGAPGQPAPVIGTDASMFDVEVVWAPPPGVITPAHGLRVDPRLLDHVAATVGRALRETSGDVLVFLPGAGEIAAVAGRLAGHRNTVDAVDVLSLHGRQTGGAQDAVLRAGPRRRVVLATAVAESSLTVPGVRVVVDAGLARSPRMDHARGLGSLVTVRVSRSSAGQRAGRAGREAPGRVYRCWSAAEHDRLPAQPEPEIAVADLTAFALELAVWGHPGGVGLPLLSDPPAGAMEAAGVSLRALGAVDETGRVTPRGRSIAQVGAHPRLARALLDGTRAVGARRAADVVAMLSGDGPAGGPSDDLVATWRRLRADTDRAASARWREEARRLRSAAEVAEAAPARPGEPARPTGPARPTGPARPTGPAGPAGPAARGTGGMTDDLAAGLVVGLAFPERLARARDPGGSNYLMAGGTGAELAAGSALAGAQWLAIAVADRGSGRTSARVRLAVALDAATAREAGAALLRTEDEVAWSGGDIVARRLERLGAIILAERPVTRPDPSKLRAAALDGLRDAGLPVLRWNADALALRDRLAFCHRVLGAPWPDVTDATLLARAPDWLGPDLDGVRRRADLERVDAGHALRRLLPWPQAARLDELAPERVTVPSGSRVRLDYSDTTGAAGPVLAVKIAEVFGWERVPVVADGRAPLVLHLLSPAGRPVAVTSDLASFWRTGYPQVRSELRGRYPRHPWPDDPTTAPPTRRVAPRTR, encoded by the coding sequence ATGTTGCCCGACCTCACGGTCGCCGGGGCGGACCTGCCCGTCCGGGCCGCCCTGCCAGCGCTCGTCGCCGCGCTGACCGCCCGCGACCAGCACGGGTCGGGCCGCGCCGGCGGGGCCGCGGTGCTGGTGGCCCCGCCCGGCACGGGCAAGACGACGCTCGTCCCGCTCGCGCTCGCCGACCACGTCCCCGGCCGGGTACTGGTCGTCGAGCCGCGGCGGATCGCCGTCCGCGCCGCGGCACGGCGGATGGCCAGCCTCGCTGGCGCTGGCGGGGCGGGCGGCGCCGGGGCTCGTGCGGACGCCGCGGGTCGCGGCGGTGTGGGTGGCGGCGAGGTGGGCGGCGCGGTCGGCTACACGATCCGCGGCGAGCGCAGGGTCGGGCCGTCCACCCGGGTCGAGGTGGTCACGCCGGGAGTGCTCGTCCGGCGGCTGCAACGCGACCCCGAGCTGCCCGGTACCGACGCGGTCATCCTCGACGAGTGCCACGAGCGCCACCTCGACGCCGACCTGGCGCTCGCGTTCCTGCTCGACGTCCGCGCCGCGCTGCGCCCCGACCTGCTCCTGCTCGCCGCCTCCGCGACAGCCGACACCCGGCGGCTGGCGGCGATGCTCGGCGCGCCCGGCCAGCCCGCGCCGGTCATCGGGACGGACGCCTCGATGTTCGACGTCGAGGTGGTCTGGGCGCCCCCGCCCGGGGTGATCACCCCGGCGCATGGCCTGCGGGTCGACCCGAGGCTGCTCGACCACGTCGCCGCGACCGTCGGGCGCGCGCTGCGGGAGACGTCCGGGGATGTGCTCGTCTTCCTGCCCGGGGCCGGTGAGATCGCCGCCGTCGCCGGTCGGCTCGCCGGGCACCGGAACACGGTCGACGCGGTCGACGTGCTCAGCCTGCACGGCCGCCAGACCGGCGGGGCGCAGGACGCGGTGCTGCGCGCCGGCCCGCGTCGCCGGGTGGTGTTGGCGACCGCGGTCGCGGAGAGCAGCCTCACGGTGCCCGGCGTGCGGGTAGTCGTCGACGCCGGTCTGGCCCGGTCCCCCCGGATGGACCACGCCCGCGGGCTGGGCTCGCTGGTCACCGTGCGGGTGTCGCGGTCGTCCGCCGGGCAGCGCGCGGGCCGGGCCGGCCGGGAGGCGCCGGGCCGGGTGTACCGCTGCTGGTCCGCCGCCGAACACGACCGGCTGCCCGCCCAGCCGGAACCGGAGATCGCCGTCGCCGACCTCACCGCCTTCGCGCTGGAGCTGGCGGTCTGGGGCCATCCCGGCGGCGTGGGCCTGCCGCTGCTCAGCGACCCTCCCGCCGGCGCGATGGAGGCCGCCGGGGTCTCGCTGCGGGCGCTCGGCGCCGTCGACGAGACCGGCCGAGTCACCCCGCGAGGACGCTCGATCGCCCAGGTCGGGGCCCATCCGCGGCTCGCACGGGCGCTGCTCGACGGCACCAGGGCCGTCGGCGCCCGCCGCGCGGCGGATGTCGTGGCGATGCTCTCCGGGGACGGCCCCGCGGGCGGCCCCTCCGACGACCTCGTCGCCACGTGGCGCCGCCTGCGGGCGGACACCGACCGGGCCGCATCCGCCCGCTGGCGGGAGGAGGCCCGCCGGCTGCGCTCGGCCGCGGAAGTCGCGGAAGCCGCACCCGCCCGGCCCGGTGAACCCGCCAGGCCTACCGGGCCCGCCAGGCCTACCGGGCCCGCCCGGCCTACCGGACCTGCCGGGCCTGCCGGACCCGCGGCACGGGGAACGGGTGGGATGACCGACGATCTTGCGGCCGGACTCGTGGTCGGCCTCGCCTTCCCCGAGCGGCTCGCGCGGGCCCGCGATCCCGGCGGCTCGAACTACCTGATGGCCGGTGGGACAGGTGCCGAGCTCGCAGCGGGCTCGGCGTTGGCCGGGGCGCAATGGCTCGCCATCGCGGTCGCCGACCGCGGGTCCGGCCGGACGTCTGCCCGGGTGCGCCTGGCCGTCGCCCTCGACGCGGCCACCGCGCGGGAGGCGGGCGCGGCGCTGCTGCGCACCGAGGACGAGGTCGCCTGGTCCGGTGGCGACATCGTCGCCCGCCGGCTCGAACGCCTCGGCGCGATCATCCTCGCCGAACGCCCGGTGACCAGGCCCGACCCGTCCAAGCTGCGGGCCGCCGCGCTCGACGGGCTGCGCGACGCCGGACTCCCCGTGCTGCGCTGGAACGCCGACGCGCTCGCCCTGCGGGACAGGCTCGCGTTCTGCCACCGGGTACTCGGCGCCCCCTGGCCCGACGTCACCGACGCCACCCTGCTGGCCCGCGCCCCCGACTGGCTCGGGCCGGACCTCGACGGAGTGCGCCGCCGCGCCGACCTCGAGCGCGTCGACGCCGGCCACGCGCTGCGCCGCCTGCTTCCCTGGCCACAGGCCGCCCGGCTGGACGAGCTGGCGCCCGAGCGGGTGACGGTGCCGAGCGGCTCCCGGGTGCGCCTCGACTACAGCGACACCACCGGCGCCGCCGGCCCCGTCCTGGCCGTGAAGATCGCCGAGGTGTTCGGCTGGGAGCGGGTACCCGTCGTCGCCGACGGCCGCGCCCCGCTGGTGCTGCACCTGCTGTCACCGGCGGGCCGCCCGGTGGCGGTGACCAGCGACCTCGCATCGTTCTGGCGGACGGGCTACCCGCAGGTCCGCTCGGAACTGCGCGGCCGCTACCCCCGCCACCCCTGGCCGGACGACCCGACCACGGCCCCACCGACCCGGCGCGTCGCCCCCCGTACCCGCTGA
- a CDS encoding tetratricopeptide repeat protein, whose amino-acid sequence MNGRFMVSFAEVDRTWAEWISWQLRAGGFDLVSSPAAGGGDDIGIRVGGLGTEVNGPTSLILVLSPVYVGTVGDAVERRLASSLGPSGQALAVVRVRVSRCGQVDPADCVDLFDLEENEARRRLLAAVRAVRPASGDGVDSGETAPWFPGRAPVAESRARYERLLTAHGDAHPDVLTAGADLAAALVVERDYPTARHLYEQVLHHRRHLLGTDHPESVATAYQLGLSLMSLQEYSAARELLVQVVAHHRRALGEDHPDTIGAAADAAAALHGSGDTEAARAELQAVLARARRILGEGNPHTVGIDQRLAVQTLSSGEQGPAGREAFEAAVTRARQMRGADDLSTIGAEYTLASVLGMQGDHPAARAAFADCLEHARRALGEEHEFTVLVEREMAAELQAQGDVPAARSLLGDALERSGRILGPDHPDTAEAAARLAVLTS is encoded by the coding sequence ATGAACGGCCGTTTCATGGTGTCGTTCGCCGAGGTCGACCGGACCTGGGCAGAGTGGATCTCCTGGCAGTTGCGGGCGGGCGGTTTCGACCTGGTGTCGTCGCCTGCCGCCGGCGGCGGCGACGACATAGGGATAAGGGTCGGCGGCCTCGGCACAGAGGTGAACGGGCCGACCAGTCTGATCCTGGTGCTTTCGCCGGTGTATGTCGGCACCGTCGGGGACGCCGTGGAACGGCGGCTGGCATCCTCACTCGGCCCGTCGGGGCAGGCCCTGGCCGTGGTGCGGGTGCGGGTAAGTCGCTGTGGCCAGGTCGACCCGGCCGACTGTGTGGACCTGTTCGACCTGGAGGAGAACGAGGCGCGCAGGCGGCTTCTGGCCGCTGTCCGGGCCGTGCGGCCGGCCTCGGGGGACGGCGTGGACTCCGGGGAGACAGCCCCGTGGTTTCCGGGGCGTGCACCGGTGGCGGAATCTCGCGCCCGCTATGAGCGTCTACTCACCGCCCACGGCGACGCGCATCCCGACGTCCTTACCGCGGGTGCGGACCTGGCCGCCGCGCTGGTCGTGGAAAGGGACTACCCGACCGCGCGTCACCTGTACGAGCAGGTGCTTCACCACCGTCGGCACCTTCTCGGAACCGACCATCCGGAGTCGGTCGCCACCGCCTACCAGCTCGGGCTGAGTCTGATGTCGTTGCAGGAGTATTCCGCGGCGCGAGAGCTGCTCGTGCAGGTCGTTGCCCACCATCGCCGCGCCCTCGGCGAGGACCATCCCGACACCATCGGCGCGGCCGCGGACGCCGCGGCCGCCCTGCACGGGTCCGGAGACACCGAGGCGGCCCGGGCGGAGCTGCAGGCGGTGCTGGCCCGGGCACGGCGGATCCTGGGCGAGGGCAACCCGCACACTGTCGGCATCGATCAGCGGCTGGCCGTACAGACGCTGTCGTCCGGTGAGCAGGGGCCGGCCGGGAGGGAGGCGTTCGAAGCGGCGGTTACCCGAGCCCGGCAGATGCGCGGCGCGGATGATCTGTCGACCATCGGCGCCGAGTACACCCTCGCCTCGGTGCTGGGGATGCAGGGAGATCACCCGGCGGCGCGGGCGGCGTTCGCGGACTGCCTGGAGCATGCCCGCCGAGCCCTGGGCGAGGAGCACGAATTCACGGTCCTCGTCGAACGGGAGATGGCAGCCGAACTGCAGGCGCAGGGAGACGTTCCCGCAGCCCGCTCTTTGCTCGGCGACGCGCTCGAACGCTCCGGACGCATTCTCGGCCCCGACCACCCCGACACCGCGGAGGCCGCCGCCCGTCTGGCCGTTCTCACCAGCTGA
- a CDS encoding helix-turn-helix domain-containing protein: protein MGPDGDPAALGELLRSRRARLTPAAVGLPPGARRRTPGLRREEVALLANLSPTYYAFLEQGRPVRPSPQVLDALAAALRLDGAERQYLDVLAYGRPGHAGSRTAPDGHSAPPTEVIAAGVADLVRRLDPHPTFVKGRRWDVLAANVAARELFTDWEVRLPADRNLVRWMFTDDQARRVYLDWEHEARAMLGRFRLATAAYTNEPSVAALVAELLRDSVHVRRWWPNHDVVSIGGSGVKRLRHPRLGPVDYAHVVLSVTDHPEQTLVTYTARTDGLSA from the coding sequence ATGGGACCTGATGGGGATCCGGCGGCACTGGGCGAGCTGCTCCGCTCCCGGCGCGCCCGGCTCACCCCCGCGGCCGTGGGTCTCCCGCCTGGGGCACGGCGCCGTACTCCCGGCCTGCGCCGCGAGGAGGTCGCCCTGCTCGCGAACCTGTCGCCCACCTACTACGCGTTCCTCGAGCAGGGCCGCCCGGTCCGCCCGTCCCCACAGGTTCTCGACGCGCTCGCAGCCGCGCTCCGGCTGGACGGCGCGGAACGTCAGTACCTGGACGTGCTGGCCTATGGCCGCCCCGGCCACGCCGGGTCGCGTACCGCGCCTGACGGGCATTCGGCGCCGCCGACCGAGGTGATAGCGGCCGGCGTCGCCGATCTGGTGCGGCGCCTCGACCCACATCCGACCTTCGTGAAGGGGCGCCGCTGGGATGTGCTGGCAGCCAACGTGGCGGCACGTGAGCTGTTCACCGACTGGGAGGTCCGGCTACCGGCGGACAGGAACCTGGTGCGCTGGATGTTCACCGACGATCAGGCCCGGCGGGTCTACCTCGACTGGGAGCACGAGGCGCGCGCCATGCTCGGACGATTCCGGCTGGCGACCGCTGCCTACACGAACGAGCCGAGCGTCGCTGCCCTCGTCGCCGAACTCCTGCGCGACAGCGTGCACGTCAGGCGGTGGTGGCCGAACCATGACGTCGTCTCGATCGGCGGTAGCGGCGTGAAAAGGCTCCGCCATCCACGTCTCGGCCCGGTGGACTATGCACACGTGGTGCTGAGCGTCACCGATCATCCGGAGCAGACCCTGGTCACCTACACCGCGCGGACCGACGGACTGTCGGCGTAG